AAAAGTAAAGAGGTGTTATTAGAAAAAGAAATTGACTTTTTTTTGAATAAATGGATACAAAATCATAAAGAATTAGAGGGTTTAAGTCAAAATGCTCCATTGGTGCAACCTCTTTTGCCTTTGTCTAAAGCATTACATGATTTGTCAGAGCAATTACTTTTTAAGTTACAAAAGAAACCCAATTATAATACGTCTCTAGCAAAAGAGTTACTAGAAAAATGCAACTCTAAGGCCCATGCAGATGTAGAACTTGCTGTTTTTACAGGTTTAAAGAACTTGGTAGAATAATTTTTTTTGTTCAATTATTAATATGTTTAGTTTATTTAGTTTTATTGATTTTTGAATTGGTATTAATTTCTTTTTCAAATTTTTAATTTTTTTATAAGAAATTTTTATCAGAGAGGATATCTAAATGATGTCCTCTTTTTTTTTGAGAACTTAAAATGATAAAATGAAATTAAACTAAGCGAATTTTGTACTTTTGCAAAAAATTATTAAAATTATAATTCATGTTAACAGTAAATAATTTATCAGTTCAGTTTGGCAAACGAATATTGTTTGACGAAGTAAATACAACCTTTACACACGGAAATATTTATGGCGTTATCGGAGCTAATGGGGCTGGAAAATCTACTTTCTTAAAAATCATCGCTGGTGATATGGATCCTACTTCGGGACACATTCACTTAGAACCTGGCAAGCGTATGTCTGTTTTAAACCAGAATCACAACATGTTTGATGAACATACAGTACTAGAAACAGTAATGATGGGAAACAAAGTTTTGTATGCTGTGAAAAAGGAAATGGACGAACTGTACTTGGATTATAATGATAAAAATGCGGATAGGATAGGGGAGTTGCAAGTCCAGTTTGAAGAAATGAATGGTTGGAATGCCGATTCTGACGCTGCATCAATGCTTTCAAATCTAGGTATAACTGAGGAGAACCATTACACATTAATGGGTGATCTTGAGGGGAAAATTAAAGTACGAGTGTTATTGGCGCAAGCCTTGTTTGGAAATCCTGATTTATTAATTATGGATGAGCCTACTAATGACTTGGATTTTGAAACCATTGCGTGGTTAGAAAATTTCTTAGCAAATTATGAAAATACGGTAATAGTCGTATCGCATGACAGACACTTTTTAGATTCTGTATGTACTCATATTTCTGATATTGACTATAATAAAATCAATCATTACTCTGGTAATTACACGTTTTGGTATGAGTCGAGCCAGTTAGCTGCAAAGCAACGCGCACAACAAAACAAAAAAGCAGAGGAAAAGAAACAAGAATTAGAAGAATTTATTCGTCGTTTTTCTGCCAACGTTGCCAAGTCTAAACAAGCAACTTCTCGTAAAAAAATGATTAGTAAATTAAATATTTCCGAGATAAAACCTTCTAGCCGAAGATATCCTGCCATTATCTTTGATCAAGAGCGTGAAGCAGGAGATCAAATCTTGAATGTACAAAACTTGAGTGCCTCTATTGACGGAGACATTTTGTTCAAGGGTGTAGATTTGAATATGGCCAAAGGAGATAAGATTGTCCTTTTTTCAAAAGATTCTCGCGCTACTACTGCTTTTTATGAAATTTTGAACGGAAATCAAAAAGCAGATTCGGGTAGTTTTGATTGGGGAGTTACAACAAACCAAGCGTATTTACCAGTTGAAAATCATTCGTTTTTTGAAAGTGATTATTCATTAGTAGACTGGTTGCGTCAATGGGTAAAAACAGAAGAAGAGCGTGATGAGGTAAATATTAGAAGTTTCCTTGGGAAAATGATTTTTTCAGGTGAAGAAGCTTTAAAAACATGTCGTGTTTTGTCTGGTGGTGAAAAAGTACGATGCATGTTGTCTAGAATGATGATGGAACGTGCTAACGTGTTAATGCTTGATGAGCCTACGAATCACTTAGATTTGGAATCAATTACGGCTTTTAATAATTCATTAAAAAATTTTAAAGGATCCGTGATTTTTACCACGCATGATCATGAGTTCTCTCAAACTGTAGCTAATAGAGTAATTGAGCTTACTCCAAATGGAGCCATAGACCGTTACATGACATTTGATGACTACTTAGATGATGAAAAAGTACAAGAATTGAGAGTGAAAATGTATTCTAAATAATAAAAAATCCCGCTATTGCGGGATTTTTTTTGATATAAATTCTAGCTTAAGTTTTTTGCAGTGCTATTATTTTCTTTTGAATATTTTTGTGATTATAAAAAGTAAAATTGCAATAACAGCAATAACTAAAAAAATACCCACACCTACACCGGCTTTAAAAATTCCTTTTACAATGGAACAACTTGATAAAGTGATTAAAAGGAAAGATAATAACGAGATTCTAGTAGCTATTTTTTGCATGATATAAGGTTTTTAATGTTGTTATTGTATTTTGTAAATTTACATTTAAAAGTAAAAATGTTTGTTACATAATTATCGAATAAAATTATAAATTGAAGTCAACCTAATTTTTATAATATCATGCAGTATTTGTTTATATTTAATTTGAAAATGCTAAATATGTATTTGTATATTTGTGTAACCAAAGAATAAATACGCTATGAGCCAAAAAGTATTGCTTACTGCTAAAGAAGTTACTATCATTTTACACCGTTTGGCTTGTCAATTAATAGAAAAACACCTCAATTTTTCAGATACGATTTTGGTAGGAATTCAACCAAGAGGAGTTTTTTTAGCAGAACGTTTAAAAGAAATTTTACAAGACGAATATCAAACTCCTGAAATCCAGTTGGGGTATCTCGATATAACTTTCTTTAGAGATGACTTTAGAAGAACGGATAAACCATTAGAAGCCAATAAAACTAAGATCAACTTTATTGTTGAAAATAAAAAAGTAATATTTATAGATGATGTGTTATTTACTGGTCGTAGTATTAGATCAGCATTGACTGCAATCCAATCCTTTGGTAGGCCATCAGAAATTGAATTACTAGTCTTAATTGACAGACGATTCAGCCGTAATTTACCCATTCAACCTGATTATAGAGGAAGACAGGTAGATGCTATCAATAATGAAAAAGTAAAAGTAAGTTGGAAAGAAAATGATGGTGAAGATGGTGTTTATTTAATCACTAGTGAATCATAGTAATTGCAAATCAGAAAATATAATCGTAAATAGAAATGAAAGAATTAAGCGTAAATCATTTATTAGGTATAAAGTACATCAATAAAAATGATATTGACTTGATATTTGAAACCGCAGATCATTTTAAAGAAGTTATTAATAGACCGATAAAGAAAGTTCCATCGTTACGAGATATTACAATAGCTAATATTTTTTTTGAAAACAGTACACGAACAAAGCTTTCCTTTGAATTAGCTCAAAAACGTTTGAGTGCTGATGTTATTAGTTTTTCTGCAGCACAATCCTCAGTTAAAAAAGGCGAAACATTAATAGATACCGTTAACAACATCTTATCTATGAAAGTAGATATGGTAGTAATGCGACATTCTAATCCGGGTGCCGCATATTTTTTATCAAAAAATGTCAAAGCAAGTATTGTTAACGCTGGAGATGGAGCTCATGAGCATCCTACACAGGCATTGTTAGATAGTTATTCTATAAGAGAGCGTTTAGGTGAAGTTGCGGGTAAAAAAGTTGTCATAGTTGGTGATGTTTTGCATTCAAGAGTGGCACTGTCTAATATCTATGCTTTGCAAATGCAAGGTGCCGAGGTAAAAGTATGTGGGCCAAAAACGTTAATACCAAGATACATCAATTCATTAGGAGTAGGTGTTGAACCTGATTTAAGAAAAGCATTAGAATGGTGTGATGTGGCTAATATGTTGCGCGTACAAAATGAGCGTATGGATGTTAATTTTTTTCCATCAACACGGGAATATGCTCAGCAATACGGCTTAGATAAAACGCTTTTAGATTCCTTAAGCAAAGAAATCGTGATTATGCACCCTGGACCTATTAATAGAGGAGTTGAGATCACAAGTGAGGTAGCAGATCATCACCAATCTGTAATTTTGAATCAGGTTGAAAATGGTGTTGCCATACGAATGGCTGTCATTTATTTATTGGCCTCAAAAATTCAATAACTATATTCAGTACTTTAGATAAATAATGTACCACTAGATTTTTATAAATGTATTTAAATTTAATATCATGAAAGTAGATCAAAAAGGACACACAATAGTAATTCGAGATACACAAGGTGACTTTACATCTTTTTTAATGAAAATTACACACCAATACAAGACATTTGAAAAGCATAACATTATTATTGATTTGTTGATGTATGAAAGTATGTCTATATCAGACATAAAACTTTTTTTGCCTTTATCAAAGGATCATAAAAAAGCAAAAAAATCATTTGTAATAGTGACCTCTGATTTTGATTATAATGCAGTTCCTTCAAAATTAACTGTTGTTCCATCATTATTAGAGGCACATGACATTATTGAAATGGAAGAGATTGAAAGAGATTTAGGCTTTTAATCAATTGAATTCGGTTTTTTAAACCTTTTGATTGATTCAAGCAAGTATAAATAATCGAATTAAACACACCTTGAAATTAACAATACTTGGTTGCTATGCAGCCACTCCTAGGACTTTTACAAATCCTACATCACAGGTTTTAGATATTAACAACAGGCTCTTCCTAATTGATTGTGGCGAAGGTACACAAGTTCAGCTTCGAAAAAATAAAGTGAAGTTTTCTAGAATCAATCATATTTTTATTTCGCATTTACACGGAGACCACTTTTTTGGTTTAGTAGGTTTGATATCTACATTTTCATTATTAAATAGGACTACTGATTTACATATTTATGGTCCCAAAGGGATTAAAGAGATTATAAAATTACAACTGAGATTATCAAACTCCTGGACAAATTATGGATTGTATTTTCATGAATTAGAATCCTTAGAAAGTGAAATAATTTTTGAGGACCATAAAGTTATTGTCAAAACAATTCCGCTTAAGCATAGAGTGTATACCAATGGTTTTTTGTTCCAAGAAAAAATAGGAGAGCGAAAATTAAATATTGAAGCAGTACAAAACTATGCTATAGATACTTGTTATTACCAAAATATTAAAAACGGTAAAGACATTACCCTTGATAACGGTAGTGTAGTTTTAAACAAGGATCTTACCTTTGATCCTGTTCCAGCTCTTAGTTATGCATTTTGTTCTGATACAGTTTATAATGAAGATATACTTCCTATTATAAGTAATGTAGATGTGCTGTACCACGAATCGACTTTCTTACAATCAGAGGAAAGTTTAGCTAAAAAAACATTACATTCTACTGCCAAAGAAGCTGCTTTAATTGCCCTGAAAGCTAATGCAAAACAATTAATTCTAGGACATTATTCAACACGCTATGAAAGTATTGAAATGTTCAAACAAGAAGCAGAAACTGTTTTTCCAAATATATTATTGGGTGACGACGGTAAAAGCTTTGAATTTTAAAATGCAAATAATTTAAAAACACTATTTAAACTATACGATAATGAATGATTTAAGTGATTATAGAAAGTCATATGATAAAAGTGAACTTTTAGAAAGTAACATTCCAGAAGATCCTATAAATTTATTTAATAGATGGTTTCATGAAGTTGAAGACTATGGAGGAGATAGTGAGGTAAATGCCATGACATTATCAACAATTGGTTTAGATGGTTTTCCAAGAGCAAGAGTTGTTTTATTAAAGAAATTTTCTGAAGAAGGTTTCATTTTTTATACTAATTATAATTCAGAAAAGGGTAGGGCTATTATTGAGAATGATAAAGTTTGTTTATCATTTTTTTGGCATACTATGGAGCGACAGGTGATTATTAAAGGAGTAGCCACTAAAACTTCTGAAATGATTTCAGACAATTATTTTGACTCTAGACCAGATGGCAGTAAACTTGGGGCAATTGCATCCAACCAAAGTGAAGTGGTTGCATCTAGAGCTGAGCTGGAAAGTAACTTAAGTAAGCTTGAAGTTGAGTTTGAGAACATGCCAATTCCAAGACCTGGATATTGGGGAGGCTTCATTGTAAATCCTTCAGAAGTAGAGTTTTGGCAAGGCCGTCCTAATCGTTTACATGACAGAATACGTTATGTTTTTCAAGATGATCAAACTTGGAAAATTGAAAGACTTGCGCCATAAGATATAAATAAACTTACAATTTTGAATTTATGATGTAGTTCATCGATTTTATTTACCTTATAACGGATTTTTATCTATATTTGAATAAGAAATAAAATTAGATTACTAATTATAAAGTTTGTTGCCCCACAATCGACTTTAAGTTTAACCTACGACATTATGACTACAAAAATACTTCGTACATTATTGCTAAGTTTAGTGGTATGTATATTAGCGTCATGTTCATCTAATAGTTCAGATGAAGAAATTAATGAGCCTACTGTACAAAAAGTTTCTAATTTTTCGTATAGTGCTTTTGAAATCGAAACGATGGATTTAATTAATTCTTATCGTGTAAGTAAAGGTCTTAATCCACTTTTGAAAATTAATCATATGTCTTTTAAGTCTGAAGAGCATGACAATTATATGATTGAAAATAATGTTGTTAATCATAATAATTTTGTTGAAAGATCAGATAATATCATAAAAACTTTAGGAGCTAAGACAGTTAGCGAAAATGTAGCTTACAACTATAATACTCCTCAATCTGTTCTTAATGCATGGCTTGCAAGTCCAGGACACAAAGCAGTAATCGAAGGTAATTTTACTCACTTTGGTTTAGCAGTTAGAGAACATCCTACAACTGGTAGAAAATATTTCACAAATTTATTTGCTAGAATTTAAGTTTTTTAAGTTTTTTTTTTTTTTGAAGCTATCTCATAACTATGAGGTAGCTTTTTTATTTCTACTATCAGCTGTTTTAAGGTCTAATTTAAGTTTTATTAGACGGTATATTAATTAGCATTTACTATTGTAAATATGAATAATTGAACCATTTATCACTCAAAATCACAGTGGTTTTTTAGAAAATGAAGAGATAAATTCTTTACAGTTGTTATCACTAAGGTAACGTTTAAGATAAAAGACAAGTAAATATTCCCTTTGATATATCTTGTTTGAGCTTTCTACCAATTCATTTGTACTCTCTATTTAGCTAATTTATTTTTTAGATAGTATCGCAAAAAAAACCTGAGGTGTTAGCCTCAGGTTTAAAATTAAATTAAATTGATTTATTGATTTATGTATAAATAGCCACTAAGTTTTTTAACTTGAGTTTTACCATCTATAATAGCAGTGTAGTTTAAAATATAGAAATATGTTCCAGTAGGTAGACTGTTAGTATCTTTTATAGTTGTTCTACCTCTAGAGTATCCATCAAAATAATTAGTTTGGTTGTTATAGTTTTTAGTTTCAAAAACTGAAACACCCCAACGGTTAAAGATTTCGATGCTATTTTCTGGATAACAAGTGGTATTGTCAATGTTTTCAATTACTAATTTATCGTTAACACCGTCATTATTTACAGATATAGCATTAAATACTTTTACTGTTCCACATTCTAATACTAAACAATCATCATTGACTGTAATCGTTATTCTATAGGTTTGAGGACATGTTGTGTCAACTACTTTGTATTCAAATACTTTATCTCCTAAGCTTAGACCAAAAGGATTAAATTGATCTCCTTGTAAAGCACCAGTGTTATTAATATCAGTCCAAGATCCATTTGTAGATGTTCCTGTTGGTAATAAACTTCTCAAATTGATTAGAGCAGAATCACCATTACACGCAGAACTATCTATTGTTTTCAAACCATTTACATTAGTTACATTCACATTTTGTGTGAACCTAGATGTATTTCCGCATGTATCTGTTACCAACCATTCTCTAACAATTGTGTATGAATTTGAATTGTTGTTATTAATTGTTTCAGTATAGTTATTTGATGCTATACTTGAACATGCATCTGTAAAGACTAATTCAGGTTTCACTGGGATTGCATCGCAATTAACATTTACATTTTGTTGGAAAGCGGTAGCAGTAATAGGTCCTTGATTATCTTGAACATTTATTATTTGCGAGGCTGTTGTAGTATTACCGGCAGCGTCTCTAGCAGTCCAAGTTCTTGTTACTGTATAAGATCCTGCACAATTTCCTGCTATTGTGATATCTACAAAACTTAAGCTTGCAGCTCCACAATTATCAGTTGCTGTTGCTTGTGCAAAATTAAGTATTGTACCACATGAAACAGTTGTCATTGCTGGTAACGCTGCAATTGTAGGTCTAACTAAGTCACTAATTACAATTGTAATTCTTGCCGTTTGACAATTTAAAGGATTTAGTTTTTCGCATACTTGGTAAATCAATTCGTATTGTCCTGTAGGTATGTTATTTGATATACTAAGATTTCCTAAATTATCTAACAGAATGTTTGAATTTTGGCCAGTAAGTATCGTTACGTTGATATTATCTGCAGATAATGGACTGTTGTTGAAAGTGTCATTTGTCAATACATTTCCAATTATACCTGTAGTACTGCAGCTTAAACTTGAGTAAACATCATCAGTTAATACCATAGTTGCACTTACCACAGTCACAGTAACAGTTCCAATAGAACAATTACTTGGATTAATAGTTTCACATATAGTATATTGAACTGTATATACTCCAGCTGGTGTGTTAGGAGCTACTCTGACTTTACCATCAGCGCTTACTGTTATTGGTCCGTTAGGGACAAAAGTTATAACAACATCTGAATGTGATAATAATACTCCATTTAAGGTATCATTATCTAAAACGTTGATTCCTGTGTCACCACCAGTTATTCCATTAACCAAGCCTACATTGTCATTTACAGCTACTATCACCGCATTGTTAGTGTCGATAATAGTACCCGTAGCACTTACGGTTCCAACAGCAATGTTGAACGTTTCATCAACTTCATCAATAGCATCTACCGTTGTAGGTACCGAAACAGTTCCCGTAGTTGCTCCCGCAGGAACAAGTACATCAACATTTGTAGTCGTGTAATCTGCACTTCCAGCCGTACCATTAGTCAATACAAAAGTATAGGTAATAGCTTGATCAGAAGGGTTGCTTAATGTAAAGTTGAATACCACATCAGTTCCTTCAGTAGCCGAAGCCGGAGTGATGGTAGCCACAGTAGGGGCATTGTTAGTGTCGATAATAGTACCCGTAGCACTTACGGTTCCAACAGCAATGTTGAACGTTTCATCAACTTCATCAATAGCATCTACCGTTGTAGGTACCGAAACAGTTCCCGTAGTTGCTCCCGCAGGAACAAGTACATCAACATTTGTAGTCGTGTAATCCGCACTTCCAGCCGTACCATTAGTCAATACAAAAGTATAGGTAATAGCTTGATCAGAAGGGTTGCTTAATGTAAAGTTGAATACCACATCAGTTCCTTCAGTAGCCGAAGCCGGAGTGATCGTTGCCACAGTAGGGGCATTGTTAGTGTCGATAATCGTACCCGTAGCACTTACGGTTCCAACAGCAATGTTGAACGTTTCATCAACTTCATCAATAGCATCTACCGTTGTAGGTACCGAAACAGTTCCAGTAGTTGCACCCGCAGGAACAAGTACATCAACATTTGTAGTCGTGTAATCTGCACTTCCAGCCGTACCATTAGTCAATACAAAAGTATAGGTAATAGCTTGATCAGAAGAGTTGCTTAATGTAAAGTTGAATACCACATCAGTTCCTTCAGTAGCCGAAGCAGGAGTGATGGTAGCCACAGTAGGGGCATTGTTAGTGTCGATAATCGTACCCGTAGCTGAAGCAGCTCCAGAGGCAATACTAAAGTTTTCAGTTACTTCGTCAATTGTATCCGTAGTTGTTGGTACCGAAACAGTTCCCGTAGTTGCCCCCGCAGGAACAAGTACATCAACGTTTGTAGTGGTGTAATCTGCACTTCCAGCCGTACCATTAGTCAATACAAAAGTATAAGTAATAGCTTGATCAGAAGGGTTGCTTAATGTAAAGTTGAATACCACATCAGTTCCTTCAGTAGCCGAAGCCGGAGTGATGGTAGCCACCGTAGGGGCATTGTTAGTGTCGATAATAGTACCCGTAGCCGAAGCAGCTCCAGAGGCAATGCTAAAGTTTTCAGTTACTTCATCAATAGCATCTACCGTTGTAGGTACCGAAACAGTTCCCGTAGTTGCCCCCGCAGGAACAAGTACATCAACGTTTGTAGTGGTGTAATCTGCACTTCCAGCCGTACCATTAGTCAATACAAAAGTATAAGTAATAGCTTGGTCAGAAGGGTTGCTTAATGTAAAGTTGAATACCACATCAGTTCCT
This portion of the Flavobacterium sp. CECT 9288 genome encodes:
- a CDS encoding ABC-F family ATP-binding cassette domain-containing protein, whose protein sequence is MLTVNNLSVQFGKRILFDEVNTTFTHGNIYGVIGANGAGKSTFLKIIAGDMDPTSGHIHLEPGKRMSVLNQNHNMFDEHTVLETVMMGNKVLYAVKKEMDELYLDYNDKNADRIGELQVQFEEMNGWNADSDAASMLSNLGITEENHYTLMGDLEGKIKVRVLLAQALFGNPDLLIMDEPTNDLDFETIAWLENFLANYENTVIVVSHDRHFLDSVCTHISDIDYNKINHYSGNYTFWYESSQLAAKQRAQQNKKAEEKKQELEEFIRRFSANVAKSKQATSRKKMISKLNISEIKPSSRRYPAIIFDQEREAGDQILNVQNLSASIDGDILFKGVDLNMAKGDKIVLFSKDSRATTAFYEILNGNQKADSGSFDWGVTTNQAYLPVENHSFFESDYSLVDWLRQWVKTEEERDEVNIRSFLGKMIFSGEEALKTCRVLSGGEKVRCMLSRMMMERANVLMLDEPTNHLDLESITAFNNSLKNFKGSVIFTTHDHEFSQTVANRVIELTPNGAIDRYMTFDDYLDDEKVQELRVKMYSK
- the pdxH gene encoding pyridoxamine 5'-phosphate oxidase, coding for MNDLSDYRKSYDKSELLESNIPEDPINLFNRWFHEVEDYGGDSEVNAMTLSTIGLDGFPRARVVLLKKFSEEGFIFYTNYNSEKGRAIIENDKVCLSFFWHTMERQVIIKGVATKTSEMISDNYFDSRPDGSKLGAIASNQSEVVASRAELESNLSKLEVEFENMPIPRPGYWGGFIVNPSEVEFWQGRPNRLHDRIRYVFQDDQTWKIERLAP
- a CDS encoding ribonuclease Z; protein product: MKVDQKGHTIVIRDTQGDFTSFLMKITHQYKTFEKHNIIIDLLMYESMSISDIKLFLPLSKDHKKAKKSFVIVTSDFDYNAVPSKLTVVPSLLEAHDIIEMEEIERDLGF
- a CDS encoding CAP domain-containing protein; the encoded protein is MTTKILRTLLLSLVVCILASCSSNSSDEEINEPTVQKVSNFSYSAFEIETMDLINSYRVSKGLNPLLKINHMSFKSEEHDNYMIENNVVNHNNFVERSDNIIKTLGAKTVSENVAYNYNTPQSVLNAWLASPGHKAVIEGNFTHFGLAVREHPTTGRKYFTNLFARI
- the pyrR gene encoding bifunctional pyr operon transcriptional regulator/uracil phosphoribosyltransferase PyrR, translating into MSQKVLLTAKEVTIILHRLACQLIEKHLNFSDTILVGIQPRGVFLAERLKEILQDEYQTPEIQLGYLDITFFRDDFRRTDKPLEANKTKINFIVENKKVIFIDDVLFTGRSIRSALTAIQSFGRPSEIELLVLIDRRFSRNLPIQPDYRGRQVDAINNEKVKVSWKENDGEDGVYLITSES
- a CDS encoding ribonuclease Z, which translates into the protein MKLTILGCYAATPRTFTNPTSQVLDINNRLFLIDCGEGTQVQLRKNKVKFSRINHIFISHLHGDHFFGLVGLISTFSLLNRTTDLHIYGPKGIKEIIKLQLRLSNSWTNYGLYFHELESLESEIIFEDHKVIVKTIPLKHRVYTNGFLFQEKIGERKLNIEAVQNYAIDTCYYQNIKNGKDITLDNGSVVLNKDLTFDPVPALSYAFCSDTVYNEDILPIISNVDVLYHESTFLQSEESLAKKTLHSTAKEAALIALKANAKQLILGHYSTRYESIEMFKQEAETVFPNILLGDDGKSFEF
- a CDS encoding aspartate carbamoyltransferase catalytic subunit, whose product is MKELSVNHLLGIKYINKNDIDLIFETADHFKEVINRPIKKVPSLRDITIANIFFENSTRTKLSFELAQKRLSADVISFSAAQSSVKKGETLIDTVNNILSMKVDMVVMRHSNPGAAYFLSKNVKASIVNAGDGAHEHPTQALLDSYSIRERLGEVAGKKVVIVGDVLHSRVALSNIYALQMQGAEVKVCGPKTLIPRYINSLGVGVEPDLRKALEWCDVANMLRVQNERMDVNFFPSTREYAQQYGLDKTLLDSLSKEIVIMHPGPINRGVEITSEVADHHQSVILNQVENGVAIRMAVIYLLASKIQ